ttgttgttgtgggTTTTAATTTTGCAAATACAGTGACTTGTCGGTCTGGTGCTTTGCTTGTGATGCATATCTAGATGCCCAAGTGATTATGCAGCTGAGGCCTGTGTATGAGACTGCTTATATACTGAAATTTGGCGAGGCGCCTCCATTTCGTGCGGTCGAGCTGACACAAGATACTACCTCATCTAGCAGTTAGCTCTACAATAGTACTACTGTTAGGGTTAacttagttaatatatttacaGTTGATTGTAGTTGAAGATAATCGATcccaagaagaagaagaagaagaagaagaaaataaaatactacAGTTGGTTTTCATTTTCTGTTTTACAATCTTTTGAAGTTCTGCTTTTTGTCGTTTTGGGAGTGGGTTTTGATCTCTTCACAGAATGAAAGATTATATCATGTTACTAATGATATGGAACTGCATTTTAAGGTTCAGCATAAAAGGCTGGTTCAATAGATGATTCATCCATCCAGTGAAAACAAAATTGATTCGGTAACTCAATAGTATTCCTGTATTGGTATAAATAAACCAGTATTTAACAGTAATAGTAGAATTTTCTTAGTTTCAGTGCATAAATATGTTAATCTCCAAAATTCGATGCAGTTCCTTGCAGATCACATGCTCTTTGCTCACACTCTAGCTTGCCCCACCTAGCATCAACCCGCTCACAGGGAAATACCAATTTGCCAAGGCTGTACAAAATCACCCACATGTAAGCAACACTAAAAAAAAGATTAGGTCAAAAGGTGTAAACCTGATTTGGTTTCATAAATATGAGAGCTGTATGATTTGGTTTCACACCTTTAAACAATCACTTAGTTGTTCTCTACTTTAGACTATCACACAAATGAGCGTCCAAATCCCAGAAGCATTGCCATGTATCACCAGGAAAATGCAGACTTACCTTCTGTTAACTACATTATGCACGTGGCATAACCATTGTGAGAACTCAGTATGTGATCCAGCTTGCACAGGATTTACTCTGAAAAATGTAGTGGCAGCCATTAATGATGCAAATACTCTAGGAAACAAGGTAACCATTTTACTAAAAGCTTCGCTTTTGTAATTTAAAGCAAGGGGGCAAACAAAAGGGAAGAATTGTCCAAGATATTGGAGTATTAACTAGAAATTGTGGAAACTTTGATGTTATTTTTGCACAGGTTTAGAAATGTAAACATGTCAAGGAACAAACAATTCAAGAAATATAAACTTCAGATTAGTCTCATCTTCATAAAAAGCACGTGCAGTTTCATTTTTAGAGATCCCAACACTCAACAGTAAATTCAAGCTAGTGAATTTTGCCACCAAAGCTCCTTTTCTCCATTGTGCTCTGTTAAGGGCAAAATTtacaataaattctaaaagtaGATTAATAATGTTTTTAAACTGGATCATGAACAAgtactctctttctctctatcTGTGTGCACATTGCACAAGTAAAATTAGCTTGGTATCTGGGTTGGAGCATAGAGTGGAATGACAAGCGATTACCACAATCCATGAAACAACAAACTCAACACACTCCTTGGGAACACTTTGGGAGTAGGGGATGCAGAAGAACAGAACATACCTCAGAACTTCTCTAAAGTGGTCTGCACATTCCTTGCAAGGGTACATTCGAGATAGTATTGCCATCTGCAAATTAAAGCAGTCTGGGTTAGTTAGTCTTAGCGGTTCTCTATTATTTTGACTAGGAAATCTAGTTTCAGTTCTTATAATAAGTTGATTTATCAGCAACAAATAGTGAATTACAGATAGTTTGAATGCAATAGTTTCTAGTTTAAATTGTTTTGAGACTTATAATTCTTAACAAACAAAAGCTGAGATAATGAACTCTGGcatttattatatacatattattcTTTCCAAGAAAGTATAGGAGTCAAAACAATAAATAGTGAAATAGTCCTGCAACTCACTAATCCTAGTCCCAGCCAAAATATGACAACCTTGGTTGAGCGCCAAACTTTTGCAAGTTAGTGTGAATCCACTTATGTAAcatttgtttaattgcttCTGATTCCACACTGTGGTGAAGAAATCCTGACTTTTTGACTGaatgcataaatttttttaaaattcaatttaatatacaTGGTTCTAGAATGGAATGGACCAAAATGACAGTGAATAACTTTTCAACAACACAAGATGATGCAGTTTCCAAGTCAACTTTCCCTCAATACAAGGACTTTACCCCTACAAGAAATGTAGAGGTTAAATTTTGAGATTTTCCTCAACTTTAGCACTCTATGCTGCAGGCAGCCTATTCTTTGCTCCATAATAGTTATAGAAAACTCTTCACTATCAATTTAATACTCTTGCCTTTCAAGAAAGTTCTCTAGGTCCTCAATCCCTCATATTATGGACTGCTCTCTCTTGACTTATTGTGAACAAGAATCACGTTAAGGCTTCCTCCACATAACAATGGAAAGGAAAATTCAGCTTGATGTAAgctcaataataattaacttCAAGGCTAAGCAATGAACAAATAGTAATGCCAAGAAATGGTGTTTAATCATGAGAGCACTGCGAGGCTAAGAGAGTATCATACCAATTGTTTCACATCCTTCTTCTGTTGTCTGGTTGGGTTTTCTGGATActgaaataaaacaaaattttgttaagaaaaaatttggaTGATCAAGACTTTagcaattaagaaaaagaaatgccATGATTTGTTGACACAAAGAAGAGCGAAGCTCTATACTGAAAGCTGTGGAGGTTATAAAGAGCTTCAAGTTAACGAATTGATACAATAAGTGGCaaaatattgaaaggaatTTTGTGGTCTTGCTCCTTGtatcaataaaagtaaacaGGATAACAGCTCAaactcttaattttcttttccatttttttacTTCCCGTTTTTTATTGCATGGAACGCATTTTTAGAAGAtactattgataaataatctAACATATAACAACGTGAAAACCTGGGCAGCAAGTGTGTGAAGGAAAGTCCAAGTAGCTCTTCCAAGCTCCTCTTTAGTCACTGGTGCAGCAGATGTTCCCTGAAGAAATTAagtcataaaaatttaaacaagcacaaatttatttatacaaaCATCAATCCTATACTTCCCACACActaagtatatttataatctttcTAAATCACCCTCTATCTACTTAATTGGACTCAAGTATCACCCATTTCAGTTCTTCTATCAGCTCTTTAGCATTATGCTTCTCAGTTGTCAAGTTCATCCTGAATAGAAATTAACGACATCAAATGATCATATAACACATTAGAGTACGGACTTTTTACTGTAGTTTCCAGAATTCCAGCAAACAAACAAATTTTAGgcttctttatatatatatatatatatatatacaagtttAGGCTTTAAAGCGAAGTAAATAAGGATTCTAATAAGGACCTATCATCATTCAGGAATTTTGTCAAACAGATAGTGAGCTTAATTTTTATGCCCAAACACACCAAACCAAAACAAGCACTGTACTTTATAACAAAAGcccaaattaaaattcaccACATTGTAGTGAATTTAAGGTTTTTTACCTTATTGAGAATATATTTAGGTTGTTGAATAAGGGCAGTGTCAATATCAGATGTGATTATATTAGACGATGAAATCGAAAAGAGAGGCTTTTTATTAGCAAGCGATGGGTGGTGATTGGATTGGCTTATGAAACTGGAGAAATGGGTCTGGATGCAATTTGATACTTTTTGAAAGGTAAGAAAGAGAGGCTGCAATGGGTTATCAGACATTCTCACAGGAAcacagaaaaaaaagagagatgcAGCTGTAAAGAATAGTGGCTTTGCAGTggagatattttaattagacaaaCATTAATGGGGCAAAAtgcataattaaaatttataccaGTAGTAGTTGGTAATCTTTTGGTCGTTTTTACAGTTAACAATTTTGTTCCCTCCCCCCCTACTCGGATTATTtgatcaaaaaaataaaagaaagccATTCCAAATGAACACGAACATGTTAATAATTACTCCTATAATTGATAGGCCAGTAATCGCTCCTGTAATCGAGGGCCTCGTATCTTTCAGAATCATGAAGATACCCACTTCACTTGCTTCAGTGGCGCGTGTTATTCCACAATgactattcttttttattagaaacGAGGACATGAATTTTGAACATTTGAGTTGGAGATCGAAATAATAGGAGTTTGTTCAATTTGCCACTGTGCTTCgtttctaaatttaatgattttttaatctacatttttatatatttaattcaaataattatattctaaaaataataaaaaattgaggattatttttttaataaataaaaaacaattaaaaaaattagtaatggtttttgaaaattattatataatttaaatataattaaataatttataactcTTATCgctattatttttgttacgTTCGCTCCCAATTTTAGCATTTTATCGCCTCCgatattactattattattacagtaactataaaagaattttaaaatgctgataaatagtaataattcttattttattaattttaaattaatatattaatatttattttttatttaaataatttaattagaatctttttattatagctattcttctttattttccaaccaaattcaagcataattcattaaaactttttatctctttggagcttaatcaaatctaaataaatttaataaatataaatataaatttaattatttatcaatttattaaagatatttatataaaaaataatagcatgTTATgcttgataaatttataattctatcttagtaaatatattcaaattgaaatttaatatttaatataaataaaaatatgtgaattttatatttattgatacaAGAATTTCAAGCTAGCTCATGAGCATATGTACAATTTAGCTCATAAATCTAATGGAACAAGTTTCGATTAGCTTGAACTCGactaatttttcaaataagcTCTATTAGTAGAGTTTAAGCAAATCTTTATCGAATTAACTTCAAATAGTTCACGAgtgaatttattcatttatagtCATAAATGCAAGTTAgaacttaattatataaaaagagtGAAAATATTGTTAGAGCTATAAACACCATCAtatttgaaactcaatttataaagaaattatttaaatttttatttagttaaacaGGTTATTTTTAAACCAAAtgtaatttctaattatttcaaaacaaattaaattcgagtttgttataaataatattgaatttagttcaaattttagaaatttaacttgacttgatttgattttaaaaattattaagaatcAATGTAATTGCAACTCTAATctttataattatcttttatgatataaataatgaTGCTAAAATGAAAATCTTGATGACTTGAGAAGATCAAATTTGAATAATACACACTGCATTGCCGCTTTAAAGTAACTAAAATagaacatttttttttttaaaagaatgcacatcaatttattatctattaatgTAAGATAAAGACgacaaaagaaaagagcagATAAacgattaattaattatattatttacaattcctgaatataatttaatagatttgATGAGTAATTACTTgcattaataaaaacaaattaggAATAATagatttcaattaaaaaaaacttaaaaaattgaatgtatttaaaaattcgcagataatagtaataattgagaaataataattagtttaaattttaaatatttaattttattaaaatttttaaaaaatatttttatcatcgataataatttacatcagaatttttaaattatattttattactgACAATAATTTTATCGGcgtattttaaattattaaataaataaaacaaagctcaattggattttcttttaaaaggaCTGTTCAGAAATGGTTTTTATCTTATCTATTGTCTGTTTTTCAATAGATGGTATTATTTCATTGATATGCTAAAAGAATATGAACAATGACTAGTCCCTATTCCCTATACGCCCCACTCTCTGCCGCAGAGAGTGGGCTTCGTGTTCTTACTTTTGCAGCATATCTTATAATTCAActttctctccttttctttcgATCAATATTCAACTTTCTCTTCTGTTGGTTGCAAAATTTCAACTCCTTCCAGctccaaaaaaagaaatattagagaaagaatttaatatttagataCTACTTTTAGGAATTCAGGCAGAAACAATTTAATCTAACAGGTAGTTTCTCCGAACAAgttcttatctttttgttGATTGGAATTGAAGAACATGCTTCATAATCCATAAAGGTTTAAGTTTTATGCATAACCCAGTTGGCTAATGAATTATTTCAATTGAATACAGGGTGGAAGTttgaatctttctttctttttcctgtcCTCCCCGTGGATGGGTGAAGAGGGATTACCAGGTGATGTTAAAAACAGAGTCAAAACAGCTCCAAAATTGACATTATTGCCGCTTATTGCTTTGATATTCTATGATGTATCTGGAGGTCCTTTTGGTGTGGAGGATACGGTGAAGGCAGGAGGTGGTCCTTTGCTGTCTTTACTTGGTTTCTTGATATTTCCTTTAATTTGGAGTGTTCCTGAAGCTCTAGTTACAGCAGAGCTAGCCACAAGCTTTCCTGAAAATGGTGGATATGTTATTTGGATATCTTCAGCTTTTGGTAGTTTTTGGGGTTTTCAAGAAGGGTTTTGGAAATGGTTTAGTGGGGTTATGGATAATGCCCTTTATCCTGTGCTGTTTCTTGATTACTTGAAGCATTCTTTTCCCATTTTTAACAGATTAATTGCTCGAATTCCTGCTCTTTTAGGTATTACAGCTTCTTTGACGTATTTGAACTATAGGGGCCTACACATTGTTGGATTTTCAGCTGTTTCACTTGCtgctttctcactctttccaTTTGTTGTAATGGGTATGCTTTCGATTCCTCAAATTAGGCCTAAACAATGGCTGGTTGTAGATTTTAGTAAAGTGGATTGGAGGGAATACTTCAATAGCATGTTTTGGAATCTGAATTATTGGGACAAGGCTAGTACTCTTGCAGGGGAGGTTGAAAACCCCAGTAAGACATTCCCAAAGGCACTATTTGGGGCTGTGATTTTGGTTGTCTCTTCATATTTGGTTCCACTTCTTGCTGGAACTGGGGCTTTGAGGACCTCATCGAGTGAGTGGAGCGATGGATACTTTGCGGAAGTTGGGATGTTAATAGGAGGAGTTTGGCTTAAATGGTGGATCCAAGCGGCTTCCGCTATGTCTAATTTAGGACTATTTGAGGCTGAAATGAGCGGTGATGCCTTTCAGCTTCTTGGCATGAGCGAGATGGGAATGCTCCCAGCTATCTTTGCTAAAAGGTCAGTCATTTTTCTCCGGTTTGGACCTTTATTGCTTTGTTTTCTGTTAATTTTTAGTTCATATTGGAAATTATTGAATTCCGAAGCAACTAAAGCAAAGTAGACCCCGACTCCTTGTAGTTAAGCAGGTAGACAATAAATATTGTGTAGATTTTGTTGGAAATggataaatttagaaaatatctAAGAGGCTTCATGGTGACTTCTACCTGTGTCTCCCATGACAATACTTGTGAGATAGAGAAAAGAGCCTTCTGGAGTACCCATTCCAATGCCTAAATCGATAGCTGTAGTTTTCGAACAATTAATGATAGCGAGTGATAGAGAAGAAACTGATCTTTAAACCGCAGTCTCTAGGTTTTATTTATAGGAGTTGGTCATTCTTCCTCGTATTCCCATCTTGTCTTTTTGTTGCACAAGACTTTTAAGAGTTAAAATATCAAAGATGATCATGAATGGTAAGTAAACATACATTTCTTTTACTGAAATTTTGCAGATCAAAATATGGGACGCCGACCATTAGCATACTGTGTTCTGCTACTGGAGTTGTGTTCTTGTCATGGATGAGTTTTCAAGAAATCTTGGAATTTCTGAACTTCTTATATGCCATAGGAATGCTTCTCGAATTTGCAGCTTTTATAAAACTGAGAGTAAAGAAACCAGAACTGCATAGACCTTATAAAGTCCCCTTGGAAACATTTGGTGCAACATTGCTTTGCCTACCTCCTTCAATATTGCTTGTTCTTGTCATGTGCCTGGCTTCTCTAAGAACATTCTTAGTAAGTGGTGCTGTTATTTTTCTTGGATTCATCTTATACCCTACTCTAGTTCAAGCCAAGGACAGGAATTGGATCAAATTTGATGCAGAACAACCAGAAGTACCTTCTTCCAGTACGGTCGCTGCTGACGGCAGTCAAGAAGTTGCAGTTGTAGATGAAGCATCTGTCATGCTTCTTTCAGATCTGTCAACTACAGAAACAGACCAAGAAGGCCACGAGACACAATAAAGATCGTATAGACGTTTCCTTTATTCTATCAATAGAGTATATGAAGCAGCATTATTGTTTAATAATGTCCATATCTTATCTCAGATCCTCAGTGGCTCAAGGAACACATTATTTTGCATTAATCTTTGCTATATATATTCAGTACACGTGGTCTTGTACCACTGAGAAAGGGACTCGGATGTCTCAATTATCTCTAGGAATTTAATATTCAGCATGTTTATATTCTTGAGAAATTGAATGATAGCATTTCATgctacaaagaaaaataataaatttttggaAAAACTTTGtctaaatatcatattttattaattttagataattaaaacaatattagtcatttaatgttaaaatattatttacttatatatatacacaccgCTCATTCATATATTGCTAATTTTGTATTAATTGTTGATAACTGATTTAGTTATAATGAGTTGTTGATTCtatcaattctattttaaattttttttttatcagttgatagctgtttttttatttatttatctaaataatattattcttattaaaacttattaataacTAGTTGTTTATCCGTGCGTTGCAcggttgttattattattttgattttaaaattaaattgacatatacaatttactaaaattttcaatatttaatattgatttataaaattttaaaaagtaatagtGATGTGTCTAACTTAGCACTTAGAAGTGCATAAATCGTAATAAGGGTAAGTTTATCATGATGTTGATTTTTCTATGAACTATTAGgtcacttattataaagactaattatcaacataaaataataaaagtaaatttaaacactttaaatcagtatttttgagagaataatattcataaagtaaagtaaccaaacgataaataaatatgcaatgcaaatatAAATGCTTATGacttaaaactatatgctaaaagcAATATTTAGTATAatcatttacttagtaatctctttattttactttaagcctagattTAATGAATAAGATAGTGATAtgcattttcctttaatcactcaaactaatgatgtAACTAAAGTTTCATATATCTACATATATGGAAGCAAAGTTAGTGTCTCTAAGACATTCAATCTAAATatgttcataacaattactattactaaattaatatgatggttaactaacaataataactgaaactaataaggatatgaaggtaaaacaatcattcattaaataaataaataacaaaattcatacaaaagtaaaaaagctaaactaaacacttatgaaaactagcctaacatatttaatccaataatCATGGTATCatagtattaaatagaaagacataaaataataaagtaaaagttCTTTCTAGATCcataatttcttcaagtaggaagatgattggtccccactctccacttcttgaaaaacttcttaaatcttaaaaagagcaatgaaaactaaattaaagtgtttatagaaaaactgtaaagaaaaaaatgatggACAAATATAGAGAGTAGATAGGAGAGAGCTTTCCTCCTCTTCCTCCTATAACTagatttatagaaatatatacaGAGAAAAGTCCTCCTCTGAGTAAGTCTCCTTAGAGATAAGTATAccaatataagtctatctgataaataagaatataagtatttttatctccaccaaatactatcacataaataactcttaatataaattctaataattatacaaaatgactaaaatattcCTTGGGCCTTGTAATTTTAGGTCAGGTCTTGCAAATAGCAGTCTATGTGTCTTAATCTTAGATCTTGACTTGAACATGTAcaattaagcttctttttgagtatttagctccatatttaTCATGTCTTGGCTAATATTACTTGAAGATAGACAATTAAGtttaagtgaggtaaaaacacatattgtcaccatattatatatagaaattatattattaaaactctaaaatatctaaaatatttatatataatttggacctaCCAAATAGCAAACTAACAATTTTTAACatccttaattttataaaattttaagatttcattaatgtaataatataaaaaaagttttaagaaattatttattaattaattttaatatttatataaattaacatatcaatataattgatattactattttttaggattaaagatttattatataacttgaaacttaatttattattacatatactattaaaaataaaatttaagatgttattttctaaattagagttattatctaattacaaaactaatttattagttaatataatattaaaatataattaaaatatattttttcttatgatataattagtatcattatctgactagaaaactatttactaattaatataatatcataatataattaatgtgctATTTTTTAGTGTTACAAtcagtgtttaattaggaatgtaaactatgaataataaattaatagaaaaaactataaaattacacataaacttAAGTCTCATATGTCAAAAGTAAGGGTACATATCAAAACAATAATCTTATGTGTAAAAAATCAAgcatacatgtcaaaaaaatatttagtccgaaattagtatatatatagatagcttattttaagttatcccatataattaatttcttaataattttgtaataaatagtaattatttgaaaattatacttaatagttaaataactctaatatttataattacgttatttaaaattaaaatttttattggtgaaattttaaacttaaattcctacttttaaaataatttttataaatatttttaataataaatacaactAAGCTAATGaaactaattataatatttttaattagtataaattatttttattaatttatatcattgacaatagtataataaaataaaatatatttaaaaattaattctacATTAAATGAtcatttaacatattaataataattgttaataatattttaccaaacagtttaatttatcagctATCAACTATCAGCCATTAGCTATCAACTGTGTTGatcatttaaattaaacatgctttaaaaagaaaattaagttaatgtAAAGTAAAAACACACCattatataactaaaaaaaatataatcaatactcaaaattaatatgaaactAATGTTTGTTGATGATAGTTTACCATTTTAATAGATTGTATAGTCGACTGTTCATTGGTCTATaataaatgagaaaaagaaaaaacaaacaaacccAATTGAGTCTTTTCCACTTATTAAATTGTTTGaagattcaattttttattttccactTTTGTAATGCTGAAAACAGACAGAACAGAGACAGTTATTAAGACAGGGAACAAACAGGGCCCAAAAGTATAATCATTCTTGATGTTATTGTTAATGTCCTAATTTCCTGAAGacaaaatctaaataaaaaaaggccCATGACTTTGAGCCCTTACAATTTGGCAATGTTCCTCCTAGCACACACGAAAGCCTCCTTCcaaaaacaaaagtaaaacaaaCAACAGACGAAGTCATCGATCaccaacaaaaagaaaaaaaaattccaaacATACAGGATACATGCTAGTAGAAAAGCGAAACCCTATTCCCAACTCTGGTACGTGTATCATTATCTTTGATTCCAAttctgaatttatttattgggtTTTCGATTcgtttcattaaaaaaaaaattgggtttcaattatttttcgaTATTGCTGCTTTTATCTTTCTAATTGTGTCAATTTCAGTTTCCGTTACTGctgtttttgtaattttaattggcgctgttttttattttaatttttttttatgtttaattcaGTCTTTGAAAAAGTAATGTGTTTTGAGCTAAATTTGTTATGTggaatttattctttatttatttatttattagagtTAGAATAATGTCTgcatttttattgattttgattaaattacTTGCAGATGGAAAGGTGTGTTGGGAACTAGAGTTTTAGGTTTTGGGACTATGGAGAAGGTGCTTATATGATCCGGGTTTTGCTTAAAGTTCCAGATTTCGCAAAGTTAAGCAACTCTGCAAGATAGAGAACGATGTTGTCTAATCAAAATTATACTCGAATAAATACTTTGGAGCTTAAAGCTTTGCTTGTTAAAAAGATTGGGCATGAAAGAGCAGATAAGTACTTTGATCAGCTGACAAGGTTGTTTACTCTTAAAGTAGCCAAGTGTGAATTTG
The nucleotide sequence above comes from Ricinus communis isolate WT05 ecotype wild-type chromosome 6, ASM1957865v1, whole genome shotgun sequence. Encoded proteins:
- the LOC8272256 gene encoding FAD-linked sulfhydryl oxidase ERV1, which gives rise to MSDNPLQPLFLTFQKVSNCIQTHFSSFISQSNHHPSLANKKPLFSISSSNIITSDIDTALIQQPKYILNKGTSAAPVTKEELGRATWTFLHTLAAQYPENPTRQQKKDVKQLMAILSRMYPCKECADHFREVLRVNPVQAGSHTEFSQWLCHVHNVVNRSLGKLVFPCERVDARWGKLECEQRACDLQGTASNFGD
- the LOC8272255 gene encoding probable polyamine transporter At3g19553, encoding MGEEGLPGDVKNRVKTAPKLTLLPLIALIFYDVSGGPFGVEDTVKAGGGPLLSLLGFLIFPLIWSVPEALVTAELATSFPENGGYVIWISSAFGSFWGFQEGFWKWFSGVMDNALYPVLFLDYLKHSFPIFNRLIARIPALLGITASLTYLNYRGLHIVGFSAVSLAAFSLFPFVVMGMLSIPQIRPKQWLVVDFSKVDWREYFNSMFWNLNYWDKASTLAGEVENPSKTFPKALFGAVILVVSSYLVPLLAGTGALRTSSSEWSDGYFAEVGMLIGGVWLKWWIQAASAMSNLGLFEAEMSGDAFQLLGMSEMGMLPAIFAKRSKYGTPTISILCSATGVVFLSWMSFQEILEFLNFLYAIGMLLEFAAFIKLRVKKPELHRPYKVPLETFGATLLCLPPSILLVLVMCLASLRTFLVSGAVIFLGFILYPTLVQAKDRNWIKFDAEQPEVPSSSTVAADGSQEVAVVDEASVMLLSDLSTTETDQEGHETQ